From Penicillium psychrofluorescens genome assembly, chromosome: 1, one genomic window encodes:
- a CDS encoding uncharacterized protein (ID:PFLUO_000743-T1.cds;~source:funannotate) — protein sequence MFTQRPIARLSQRAAQQLRSAPVRSTVQRRFNSSNAEVPSWAADNAFNQERESVKHHAASTSGLWLKLSIFAVIPCLIGGSINAYNLWNEHWEHWDHMPALEERTEYPYQNIRVKNFPFGDGDKTIFWNSEVNYHNKDKTV from the exons ATGTTCACTCAGCGCCCCATCGCCCGCCTGTCCCAGCGtgccgcgcagcagctgcgcTCGGCTCCCGTTCGCTCGACCGTGCAGCGCCgcttcaactcctccaacGCCGAAGTGCCTTCGTGGGCTGCCGACAATGCGTTCAACCAGGAGCGCGAGTCTGTGAAGCACCATGCTGCCTCGACTAGCG GCTTGTGGCTTAAGCTCTCCATCTT TGCTGTTATCCCCTGCCTGATTGGCGGTAGCATCAACGCTTACAACCTCTGGAATGAGCACTGGGAGCACTGGGATCACATGCCCGCGCTTGAGGAGCGCACCGAGTACCCCTACCAGAACATCCGCGTCAAGAACTTCCCTTTTGGCGACGGTGACAAG ACCATCTT CTGGAACTCCGAGGTCAACTACCAcaacaaggacaagaccGTCTAA
- a CDS encoding uncharacterized protein (ID:PFLUO_000744-T1.cds;~source:funannotate) gives MGFCITTWNVNGIRNPFSYEPWRGTRTFASMFDILEADLVVFQETKIQRKDLKDDMVLVPGWDCYFSLPRIKKAGTGYSGVVIYTRNATCSPIRAEEGITGVLCPPNSSVSFRDLPAEQQIGGYPTSEQLARSVILSEDSDPDEQQDNEEPTADAEIDAATLDSEGRCVILEFPAFVLIGVYCPANRDESRDCFRISFLNALDARVRNLVALGKRVIVTGDINISRGAIDAAHALEAIRKNQMSEADFVSTPPRRLFNQLLSDGVIIGKREPGRERPVLHDLCRKFHPDRAGMYTCWEQRINARPGNYGSRIDYVLCSTGMQEWFADSNIQEGLMGSDHCPVYAVLKDTVSHDGEPVHIRDLMNPPGVFKGGERQQEYSAKFMLPGSGCLLPEFDVEKRRSIKDMFARKPASTLARSTSTLERTPSLHETAPPAAPLSASFETDSAPPVPESPATKSLPRKRSQPAPIPPAKRSKSTTTPTSSAAGQKTLKGFFKPKGIEGGETSQSPPKPSGAAAAQPSETSLASPSKTLSPSPSKQPPSRPHTNGPAEQVEPPFTPSKLPDSDTVIDPIVSKEDWSKLFTRKPVPRCEGHQEPCISMKTKKPGINCGRAFWICARPLGPSGNKEKGTQWRCPTFIWASDWNSSA, from the exons ATGGGGTTTTGCATCACCACCTGGAATG TCAATGGGATCCG GAACCCATTTTCGTACGAGCCATGGCGAGGAACGCGTACATTCGCG TCCATGTTCGACATCCTGGAAGCAGACCTGGTCGTCTTCCAAGAAACCAAGATCCAGAGAAAGGACCTCAAAGATGACATGGTCCTGGTGCCGGGGTGGGATTGCTATTTCAGTCTCCCCCGAATCAAGAAGG CGGGCACAGGGTACTCGGGCGTGGTTATATACACCCGCAACGCGACATGCAGTCCCATtcgcgccgaggagggcATCACCGGCGTGCTCTGTCCGCCCAACTCCTCGGTGTCGTTCCGGGATCTTCctgccgagcagcagattgGAGGATATCCCACTTCTGAGCAGCTTGCACGATCCGTCATTCTGTCCGAAGACTCGGATCCAGACGAGCAGCAAGACAATGAAGAACCCACAGCCGATGCTGAGATCGATGCCGCCACGCTCGACTCGGAAGGACGCTGTGTCATCCTCGAGTTCCCGGCCTTTGTTCTGATCGGCGTGTATTGTCCCGCAAACCGGGACGAAAGCCGCGACTGCTTCCGCATTAGCTTTCTTAATGCGCTGGATGCTCGCGTTCGAAATCTTGTTGCGCTGGGGAAGCGCGTAATTGTGACGGGCGACATCAACATCTCACGGGGAGCGATTGACGCAGCGCATGCGCTGGAAGCTATTCGAAAGAACCAGATGTCAGAGGCAGACTTTGTATCTACTCCGCCGCGGCGTCTGTTCAACCAATTACTGTCTGACGGGGTGATTATCGGCAAACGGGAGCCAGGCAGAGAACGGCCGGTGTTGCATGATCTCTGCCGGAAGTTTCACCCCGATCGTGCGGGGATGTATACCTGCTGGGAACAGAGAATCAATGCGCGGCCTGGAAACTACGGGTCTCGGATCGACTATGTTCTTTGCAGCACGGGGATGCAGGAGTGGTTCGCGGATTCGAATATCCAGGAAGGCCTCATG GGATCTGACCACTGTCCCGTCTATGCCGTTCTCAAAGACACCGTGTCTCACGATGGCGAGCCCGTCCATATCCGTGACCTGATGAACCCGCCAGGCGTTTTCAAAGGCGGCGAGCGTCAGCAAGAATACTCGGCCAAGTTCATGCTCCCGGGGTCTGGCTGTCTGCTGCCAGAGTTTGACGTTGAAAAACGGAGGAGCATCAAGGATATGTTCGCCCGGAAGCCTGCCAGCACTTTGGCGAGATCTACAAGCACCCTGGAGAGAACTCCTTCCCTTCACGAAACAGCACCCCCTGCTGCGCCGTTATCCGCATCCTTCGAGACAGACAGCGCTCCTCCTGTGCCAGAGAGCCCAGCTACGAAATCTCTTCCTCGCAAGCGCTCACAGCCAGCCCCCATCCCACCCGCCAAACGCTCCAAATCCACAACAACACCCACCTCCTCTGCTGCGGGACAAAAAACACTAAAGGGCTTCTTCAAGCCAAAGGGCATCGAAGGCGGCGAGACTTCACAGTCTCCCCCAAAGCCCTCTGGCGCAGCCGCAGCGCAACCCAGCGAGACATCCCTCGCCTCTCCCTCGAAGACCCTGTCTCCAAGTCCATCCAAGCAGCCGCCGTCACGACCACACACAAACGGCCCTGCAGAGCAAGTAGAACCCCCGTTTACACCGAGCAAACTGCCAGACAGCGACACGGTCATCGACCCGATCGTCAGCAAGGAAGACTGGAGCAAGCTCTTCACCCGCAAACCCGTGCCCCGATGCGAGGGCCACCAGGAGCCGTGCATCAGCATGAAAACCAAAAAGCCCGGCATCAACTGCGGCCGGGCGTTCTGGATTTGTGCGCGGCCGCTCGGCCCCAGCGGGaacaaggagaagggcacgCAGTGGCGCTGTCCGACGTTTATCTGGGCGAGCGATTGGAACTCGTCGGCGTAG
- a CDS encoding uncharacterized protein (ID:PFLUO_000745-T1.cds;~source:funannotate) yields the protein MATLFSAVNLIGEPAARATELLWQDAMMHLEATNYEVLLPMNVAELIGVDNITLLADRLSTLLSKEVRLVDDDSINVLRIIPMGTEEREQVLPVNNRDFKRISHAVHAAALTGTIMPAKPEKVPRPPNSFILYRQYHHNATKEANPGISNNDISRIIGEKWRNEAAEIKAHFKALAEEMKRKHAINHPAYQYAPRRPHERRRRNVACLTRDKSVNAEALQFMAHDEEGAHFLDNEAVTQSGRIQIDERCLELLNQHDMLFGANGVQPFAVPDNDSEFEKIVNEQMEGVTTIETLVYDPALAAELEAGFDFSEFVSEYRDLE from the exons ATGGCTACGCTTTTCTCCGCTGTCAATCTCATCGGCGAGCCTGCTGCTCGGGCCACAGAGCTCCTCTGGCAGGATGCCATGATGCATCTCGAAGCAACCAACTACGAGGTTCTGCTTCCGATGAATGTTGCTGAGCTTATTGGCGTGGACAACATCACCCTGCTTGCCGACCGCCTGTC GACTCTCCTCAGCAAGGAGGTGCGACTGGTGGATGACGATTCTATCAACGTACTTCGCATTATTCCTATGGGCACCGAGGAGCGCGAGCAAGTCTTGCCTGTCAATAACAGGGACTTTAAGCGCATTTCCCACGCTGTGCACGCGGCTGCCCTCACTGGCACTATCATGCCTGCGAAGCCCGAGAAAGTTCCGCGTCCTCCAAACTCCTTCATCCTCTATCGCCAGTATCACCACAACGCGACCAAGGAGGCCAACCCTGGTATCTCAAACAACGATATCT CCCGCATCATCGGTGAGAAGTGGCGCAACGAGGCCGCGGAGATCAAAGCCCACTTCAAGGCACTTGCAGAGGAGATGAAGCGCAAGCACGCTATCAACCACCCCGCGTACCAATAcgctcctcgtcgtcctcacGAGCGTCGCCGTCGAAATGTGGCTTGTTTGACTCGTGATAAGAGTGTGAACGCCGAGGCACTTCAGTTCATGGCTCACGATGAAGAGGGTGCTCACTTCCTTGACAACGAGGCTGTCACCCAGTCTGGCCGCATTCAAATTGACGAGCGTTgcctcgagctgctcaaccagcACGACATGCTGTTTGGTGCCAACGGTGTTCAGCCTTTTGCAGTTCCGGATAACGACTCCGAGTTTGAGAAGATTGTCAATGAGCAAATGGAGGGCGTCACCACCATCGAGACTTTGGTCTACGACCCTGCTCTTGCGGCCGAGCTGGAAGCTGGCTTTGATTTCTCCGAGTTCGTTAGCGAATACCGAGATCTCGAATGA